In Lolium perenne isolate Kyuss_39 chromosome 5, Kyuss_2.0, whole genome shotgun sequence, the sequence GCTGGCAACGCCGGCAACTGTTCGTCGGCCAGGAGCTCCACTGGCCACGTCGTCCAATTTGACCCAGTCAACTGCaacgtggcagctgacgtggctTGGGTCCACCAGTCAGTCCCTTATGGGTATAACAGCCCGGGTAGATTTAGGATTTTCCATTTAAATTTCAATTCAATAAATACTGCCACTTTACAAATTTATATAAAATAAataataactcagaaaaatgaaaataagatatcaaaatttttagaaaagaaaactctatccaataaaaatataaaatgaaaattttatttttaataaaaattcacttatttaatacttgttatttaagcctttaattttaaatcctaaataccattaaaaattctgaaattaagaaaccatttataaattaaataaaaccagtaagcaaataaagaaaacatgaaaactaattttctttatttgcaatcctattaaatcattattagggaaatttaaaccctaattaataattaccctaattagtaaattatttaaaaataataaaaagccaaagagaatattaattttatttcaaagttattaataacttcaactttaccatgaagttattaatcatagaattaaattgtaaatagcaaaccctaaattcctcatggaatgatattacaaccctatcatttcatgtgactcttaaaaccctaaattaattgggaaaccctagttccattaatacatgtgaaacctaaattgtttctaacctaaaccctaggttagaacatgtgatcatggtaccttcttccAAACCATAAGAATTATAGTAGCAACCAAATACTTagcttggccacataaaatgtagaagacctatcattaatttatgggtatcccatgtgtttatcagacctagataatccagtagggttaaccaagtatAAACCCTAGAACCTATTACCAAACAAACATCCTtaattatccatgcttagcatcacaccattgtgatgaatacTAATAGCAATCATACCTAATATCTTGCATTACATACCATACTCCaccaaaccctactagtgtgaaatacttaggaaccatcccatctaagaaccaaccattctttacttagggaattaaatagcaaacctaaacaacctcaacctaattgatatacttcttattatttaagaagtatgttcttcaaaagttattcttttgaagaaaataaggaatcatcatcaatcctgcctaataggacctatagccaataaccagctaccaccagcaaggtataccaaccttgataacaactatttataataaattgctcaagatgcctaggcttaactcagccttaccagccctaggtattgatgaatccaacattgttgtgatccatctactacttactccagaaaccaattagaatcatagaaaaccatagaacctcacaaacctaattatcatacttgttcttcatttaagaacatgttcttcaaaagttattcttttgaattatataatcagtaatcatcaaccatgccatatagtactaaaactgaccactactctttacttgttaacattatgccaattatcattctttgtgtgctcaatggattattatgctttattatctacctatttataataccaagtaatcacacctgaataagaaccttgtatgtgaatcactctaaaagtacaatacaccctaaaccaatcattacaactcactgatcctaaatcatcgggattaggacacgcttagaacgattgcatctcatacttatgcattattgcatccttgccaatcttttaaacatcgtccttaccggacgatgatgctatttcagaatttggagttattgcgaatcgaagaccttgcctgcataatcttgcagtcaagaaaggcaagttcatcgcttgctcatgtcatttgagtatctttatcaaattacttgcaaagtactatgattatcactattgcataaaaaccaaaaccactactttcataactatgaatatgactatgtggtgggcaatggaaccatggattgtgttgatatggtggaggttccattgcaagggtttatatccatctaggattaaacaacaaatgtcgccagtgattcttgtgccgtaatacccgtgttaaccataagatccggagtgggacggagtagtcaaaagtgtttccacctctcgttcatcaacggatgcgctttaccgtagacacttgtatctgtcggtggcaagcggtatgctagggaagccttaagtccccacggcatagtccgtagacacttgtcactcgaagaacaagcggtaggctggggaagccttaagtccccacggtattgcggtctatgatgggttgcagctaccggcgtaggagtgtatggtagagcccagcactgtcgtcgtggtcggggtccaccttgaaatctacaggaataatgggaccggcgtggcaacaacgggtgggtgttcgaggtagcggaggaacatgattggctagaccttataccgggcctcacaccataggaagtgtggacgggttgcgcgcccggttggcaccaaggttaagatctcttatggataaagcaacacacctccgcagagtgtaaagaaccgtgacctgtcactccctgttgcgggatatggaactgcgaacgcggtcggaaaggagctccatgaagttctagtaaaccggtgaaggctgacggacatagttcttctgaataaaagcaaccttttgaagaaataattattaaaacttgcattggtattatactttctggtctaatgccgtagctagtgcattaaacacctctttcctataatgaacttgttgagtacgctcgtactcatcccactcttaaatcccctgcttagatatggaggcatcgaaggaggatctacagtgcaactcgaagaccgaggagtcaaccactacttcaagatacaggatcctgtcagaggagtcagataccacatccatcaaggagaaaacctagtttagccatagaagggaactagcttcctaaacctatctcctatttagatagaatctattcttagcctctatagctagttaaatactctacaaatagagttcgtgataggtttagactatgagtcgttcttctagagttatctgcagttttacctcattgtaaagtaggaggctgtgatgatcttatgtaacagagtcaatgttgtaattctatagacatgccttggacccgcatatgtttctgttgtaccactctgagcgatataatactagtggaacggtgtttcattggtgttatatcagacttgcatactacaccatgcagtggtatgccgggtcaccacagggaTGCAACGGTTTTGGGGGATCACGCGGATCGGTGACTCGGTGTGTTGCTCTCCTCCGTGATGTTGGTCGTTGCTTCTCTTCGTTGGATTATAAAGATATCAACTGGTTTGGAAAGTCATCCCAATATGGAATCCTACTTCTATACGTTGGTTGATAAATTTTTTGGGAACAACGCCGTCTAAACGTGACCGGCCTCGACTGAGTGACGAACTTTTCCGTTTCTGACGTACGGATAGAGGAGCGGCGCACGGACGGATGTGATTTCACGACGTACcaaaccaaaccacggaaacattTTTTGCTTTTATTTGTAGGTATAGATAGGAAGCTTGCCAGTGCGTTGCTACAGTGATTGATACTATTTCACCCCGAAATCCCTAACTTGATAGGGTTCTGTGCCCGCTATCACATCTCATGACCCTAACAACACCGTCAATATCATATTAAGTGCAATTTGCGAACTAAAAAATTACAAGCTACAACATATTTAACACTGATTTTTTTGCAATGTAGAAATAAATTAATTGAAGAAGTTACAAACCCGACACAGGTCCAAAAAAAAGTTTTTTATAAATTCCTCTCTGATTCTATCCCATCGTTGTTATTTATAATCTGTTCTTAAGCTTTACTGGTCATTTTAGTTCTAGCCCTTTTGCATGACATGCTAGGGAACAAACAGTACATATCTGCTTCGTAAGCTATTTAACAGAATTGATTGTACAATTACCATCAGTTCAATGCACATTAGAATTGCAGATCTAAATCTTCCAAACTCGAGACATTTTTAGGACTCGTGAGTTCTTGTGCAGTTTGCATCTTTGTATATGCATATTGATAGTATCAGAAACAAAACTGGAATAAGATGGTACCGAACAAGAAAGCAGCAAACATGATAGCAAAATTTCCAATTGTAATGCACGTCAAATACATCATACTTCTACAACTTGAAAAGAATAGGAAGCAGCAGAAGCCGCACAATGTTCTCAAGCATCAGGGTCTATCACGTGGCCGTCATCAGCACAGAGCGCACCTTTCGTAGTAGCATTAAGCTGAACCGATAAAATGATGAAGGCAGCGCGAGCGTTAACCAATTTGATGTGTAGGATACCTGCAGGCTGCAGCACGACGCTCAACTCCATACTCCTGCGGGACGACATCTTCATTGCATTTGGACCTCAGGAGTGAAATTCATACCCACGACGGCTTCGATCGACAAACATTCCAGTGCCTGCCTCACCTTTGTTGCAGATCATAGCGCAAAGCACCGTGCCGAGATCGCAATAGGCACACGCAAAGGGTCAAGACCTGGCTGTTCAGATAATCAGATGAAGCTCCGTCATGAGCGAACACAACGGCAGAGCCACACTGCTTACCAGCGGAGGGGACACACAGAGAGGCGTCCACTTCAGGCAAGTCGTAGCACCGACCTCTACCAATAGGGCAACCAAGATCTCCGCATAAACCACCCCGCCAACCACGCCAAAGCTCCCCGCCACCCAATGGTAGCAAGGCAGAAGAAGAGAGGAACAGTACACAGGCTCCAGATCGAACACCGCATGAACAGGGCTGAGAACCACACCACAAATCATTGGCGCAGACATGATGCATGCCTCAACTCCGGCCGCCGCATCACATGGCAGCCCTGCAGATCGTTTTGCGCGCGGACAACGTGGAGGACCTCAAATCGCTAGTCGTTTTTTCCCGTGCATTGCCTCAATGGTCGTGTTGCCTCTGCAGCTAACTTCGCTGGTGGTGTCCTGCAACCTAGCTGCACCCTAGCAGGATCGACGGCCGTATCCGCAAGTCCCCGCGCTTCTCTCCGGCGACTCTGTAGTACTCTGATCCCCGATGGCATCGGTGGGGCTTTCCACTCGTCATCGAGATCGTCCTCCTCAAGCGCAGCTTCGATGTGCTCGATGCCTTGTAGCGCAGCCCGTTCTCGTACGCGTGGCCGGCATATTAAAGAAATCAATCAAGCTGATAAACCGACGGACATCGTGTATAAGTAGAGGGGTGACGTGAGGCTAGGCAAGAAGCCATCGGATTATATTAGAGTTGAGGCCTGTCACGGCACGCAGATATGTGATCGAGGGCGCCGGTCTCCGGAAGCTTCGCGCGGTGCATACCATAGTCACAcgacattgtacggaaggaaggagTGGGAGGACGTGGAAAATTTCGTGAGTTGGATGAAACGGACGAAACCTGGTGGGTTGGATgaaacggaccaaaccacggaaacgcttctccctttattattaggtatagaaatGGAGTGAATATCTGTTTCAAAATAtactttttatttattttatactaTACTATACTAAAATTGTTAATTAGATAGGGGAAAACAGGTCAAACAAAAGTTGGCGaggtaaaaaaaaaaaatgcaaacAAGACCAATCCGATGCGGGGTGTTGTTCAGTTATGCGGCCCATGGTGCACCGGATGGACGGGCTTGTTGGTATAGTAGAGATAGCGGCATCtgatcaaaaaaagaaaaaaagtagAGATAGTGGTAGTCCCGCTGCACCGGGTCCAGGGTATGTTTGCGCGGTGTGTTTGTTGAAGCTACACATCCACCGTCCACCGGTCGCACGCTCCGCATCTAACGTTTGGCCATCGCTCTTTGGATGGACCCGTCTTCTTGAGCGAATCGAAGTCTAACCAGATCCCTCTCCTCTTCTCTCCGTCCCTAAAGGGAAAAAACAAATCCTCTCCCCTTCCATCTACACCCAGCCGACGCAAACCCTAGGCCATGGATTCGGGCTTTGCCATCATGGATTGTGCCGGGATAAACCCCAAGTACGCCGCCGGGCGAGAGGGCTGGGCAACCATCAAGTGTGCAAGTAAGCGCGCATACGGATGCGGGGATACCGGCAACTCGGCGGTGCAGGATCTAGATCTCCTTTTGCACCAGGGCGATCTCGAGAATCTGTCATCCTCCCTGTCCGTCCATGCGGGCGACGATGTTTTTCGTTGGATCGACCAGGTAATCGCGGAGAAGAAGGGCAGGCCAGCGGCTCCGGGCAAGGATCGCTACTTCATGTCCAAAGTCGAGATCGTTGACAAGGGCCTCATCGTCGTCACCCTGTCCTTCTCCGAGTATGGTGGTTTCGATTACTACCTCGTCTTCGACTCCTTCGACAGGTCGCTCTCCATGATCCCCTACATACCAGAGTGGGCTGCCTGCTATACCAAGTGTCCTCTCCCTCTGCGCCATGAAAGCGGCTATTCCCTGGTCCTCATCGGTGGTGAGTTCAGCTTTGGCCGAGAGGGGCCCAAGAAATACATCTGGCAGTGGTCTCCGATGGCTGCGTCGTGGGGCAGCATCCCCGACTCGTGGCAGACCCAGAAGCTGTGCCTCCCTTCTCAGATGAACAATAAGTTCTTCTCCCCCGACGTGGCTTTCTCGTGCAATGGCTTTGCATTCTGGACCGATCTCGCGCTAGGCACTCTGTTCTGTGACTGCAGCGCCCTGCTCAGCGAGAGCTATCTCGTGAAATCCAAGTTCATCCCGTTGCCCCCAGGGTACCAGCTTGACCGTCATGAGGAGGGTATATGGCCGGTGGAGGTGTACCGGACCATGGGATACGTTGGAGGTTCTTTCAAGTTCGTCTCCATAGACAAACCTCGTGATCATTGCGGAACGAGGGTGAAGGTGTGGACTCTGGCAGCACCTGGCCCTAGCCATAAGTGGACCTTATACTCGGAGTTCCGACTGAAGAAACTGTGGAAGGACTTCAAGATGGCTGGATTGCCCAAGAACTTGCCCATGTGGCCCATGTTGAGGGAGCAGGAAGGGTCTACTCTCTACCTGATACTGGCTGACAAAACCCAAATAACTGGGCAAAAGCATTACCTTTGCCGATTGGATATGCCCACTCAGAGCCTCCTGCAAGCCAAACTTCTCGCACACACGTCGCTGATCCTGGGCCCTGTTAAATTGCCTTCTGGTTTCTTCAACTGCCTCGACCCTCTTCCTTCCAGCCCGGAGCCCATGTGGATGGATGTTTGATAAGACAGATCTCTCATTGGTCAGGTATAATTCTACCAATACTGAAACCATCATTTGAACTATGTAATTCATGCATCTTAAAACTTCTTGCCTGTCTAGTACTAGTCACCCGATCTAAGTTCTAGATTGTTTTGTTTGGCTGCAACAAGATGATTCAGGCTTGTAAGGTTTGTGTTGCAGGGTTGTTGATCCTCAAATGCTATCAGCTACTATCCTTTGCTGCTGAAGACCGTGTTTGTGTTTCCTGCTTGGATTCCCAGCTGGGTCTGTTGTTAGGAAATGATGCTTCACAAGTCATGTCTTACCAGTTGATGTTTATGTTCTGCATTTTAAAGACTTATATGTAATGACTAAAATGGTGCTTGTCTTGGAGTTATTATATCAACAATCGAATGCTCGTGTTCTTTCTATCCAATATAAAATGCTGTTAGTGTAATGAGTTGGTCGTGCAAAAGCGTTCCTTGGCCCCTTAATAATTTTATACTGTTCTTTGGCAAGTGCGGCTGTGTCTAGAGAAGTAGAGATTACCCACAGTATTTGAGCTTTGATTGCTTTAGAAAATCTTTGTGCTTGATTACTGCTACCACAATCATGTCCTTATGGTCAATGCCATGAATCATACTTCCAATTATGCTAGAACACTCCCCAGATATGTTTCTTCTTTTGAGATAAATGAACCACTAAACAGAGTTAGCTTTCATTGGTTTTTACAGTAGTTTGTGACTAGCTCCAGGTTTAGTGCTGGTTACATTCTGTTTATTTTTTAATGTTATAGTAGCACTGAAAAACAACATTATGCAGTTCTTGCAAATAGCACTAAGAAAGTCCACATAAATCAAACTTAGTGTTGCTCACCACAACTCTTAGATCTGTCcaatcatcaagtgttggagacaTTTCAGAGCATACAGTTGGTGTTTTGATGAATATCGTTCCTAGATATAGAGTGGGTACTAGCCATGACTATGATTACTACCTTTGTATATACACGGAGCTCTTGATTCTCGTACTGATAATATGATGATGTCTTGATGCTTCAGAAGTCATGTGTTACCACCAGTTGATGTTTCTGTTCTGCATTTTAAAGACTTGTATGTAATGACTAAAATAGtgcttgcctttttttttttcttttgtcatTTCCTTCTGATGGAGTTATTATATCAATCAAATGCTTGTGTTCTTTGTATCCAATATAAAATGCTGTTAGTGTACAGAGTTGGTCGTGCAAAAGCGTTCCTTGCTTCCTTAATTTTATATGGATATTGGATAGTATATGCCACAATTTTAGATGTTATACTGTTCTTTGGCATGTGTGGATGTGTCTAGAGAAGTAGAGATTACCCACAGTATCTGCGCTTTGATTATTTTAGAAAATCTTTGTGCTCTAGATATAGAGGGGGTACTAGCGGATAGCAATGGCTATTATTCCTACCTTCGTATATACACAGAGAGCTACTGATTCTCAAACTGATATGATGATGTCTTGATGCTTTTATAAGATTCGTTGTTGTTGGTGCTTTTGCTGTGCTGTGTTTTAGTTCAGCTGTCCAACtagagatgagtttggaaattcaTTAGGCTGTAATCGTCTTGGTTTTAAGTAGACCTAGCTTACTGTTATGCTAGCTGCTATTAGCTTGATACTGTTATGCTAGCTGCTACTAGCTTGATAAAAAGTAGTACGTACTTCATACTACCTCCGTTTGTAGGAATAAGGTGCCCTTGTTTTACGTGTGTTTTTATAGAAAAAATTacttaaaatagataaacattgtttgtatgaaattagtatcattgaAAAGTTCTTTTCAAGATGAAtctaacgatactaattacatataatataatcaagattttgttgctcaatttttacggTCAAAGTTTGTCTTAAAATACGCCTGCGTCTTATGGAGGTAGTATGTAACTAGACAAAGCTCGAGCTTTGCTAAGGCACATCAAATCAAGTGCATCTAAATGTCAAAGAGTTCTTGATTGACCCATCTTTTCCATTGTGTAATAGCGAATATCTAATACTCCCTCCCAGGCGATGATGCCGCCGCCGATTTACGGCCCTAGTGAGGCAAGACTAGGATCAATCGATTCAACACGACATCACGAACCTATTGGTGCTGACACTTTTCTAAGGTGACCACCGGAACAGCAATGACGAGCATGTGTTGCGGCGGTGTACTTCGGCGAGGTACCAATCTCGGCTACGGTGGATCCTAGGATACGGGAAAATGCTTGGGAGAAGCGCACACTCACCCTGTTTGATTGAGGTagttggagatgaaggagatggTCGGAGGCGAGCTTAGTTTCGCCAATTCCGGAGATGGCCGGTGACAGAGAGGCGACCGATTCGCGGTACTCGAAGCTCCCCTGGATGCATGACTCCACCAAGATGGTCTACGCATCGAGGCACTCCTACTCGACTAAATCACCGACGTTGAGGTGGCTCTAGTCGCTGGATTCTTCTTTGACGCCGACGACATCTCACAGAAGCTTGCGA encodes:
- the LOC127298604 gene encoding uncharacterized protein produces the protein MDSGFAIMDCAGINPKYAAGREGWATIKCASKRAYGCGDTGNSAVQDLDLLLHQGDLENLSSSLSVHAGDDVFRWIDQVIAEKKGRPAAPGKDRYFMSKVEIVDKGLIVVTLSFSEYGGFDYYLVFDSFDRSLSMIPYIPEWAACYTKCPLPLRHESGYSLVLIGGEFSFGREGPKKYIWQWSPMAASWGSIPDSWQTQKLCLPSQMNNKFFSPDVAFSCNGFAFWTDLALGTLFCDCSALLSESYLVKSKFIPLPPGYQLDRHEEGIWPVEVYRTMGYVGGSFKFVSIDKPRDHCGTRVKVWTLAAPGPSHKWTLYSEFRLKKLWKDFKMAGLPKNLPMWPMLREQEGSTLYLILADKTQITGQKHYLCRLDMPTQSLLQAKLLAHTSLILGPVKLPSGFFNCLDPLPSSPEPMWMDV